TATGTTATTGTTAAATTAGAGCACTACTTTGTTCATTTATTTACACGGCATTCCGGAAACAGGGGGCAAAAATAGAAAACCTATATAAGCAGTGACTCAGTAACTAGCTAATGACAAACTATATGATAGGCAAGGTACTACAAGGACGTTACCAAGTTGTCCAGAGCTTGGGGGCTGGGGTATTTGGTGAAACATACGTTGCTGTAGATATTGAAAATCCAGAGAACCCCAAATGCGTTGTTAAACAACTAAAGGTTACTAGTACACAACCTAGTTACTTACAAATTCTTAGATTGCGGTTTCTCACAGAAACCGAAACACTAAAACATCTCGGACATCACAAGCAAATTCCCCAACTCCTCAGCTGTTTTGAGGAAAACGAACGGTTCTATTTGGTACAGGAGTTTATTGAGGGGCATTCAGTGGCAGCAGAATTGCCTATTAATCCAGAATTGGGTTATCTGTGGCATGAAAGCGAAGTTGCTGAGCTTTTACAAGAAGTTTTGCGTATTCTGGATTTTGTTCACTCTCAAGGCGTCATTCACTGTGATGTCAAGCCAGAGAATTTAATCAGACGTGCTTGTGATGGTAAGCTAACACTGATTGATTTTGGGTCGATTCAGCCGATTGATTTTGGGTCAGATACAGTACTGCCCATTTATAGGATACCTGTCACTTCGTTGGGCTATATACCACCGGAGCAATTTATCGGTCAGACGCAGCCCAATAGTGACATTTATGCTTTGGGTATGATTGCTGTACAGGCTTTGACAGGACAAACACCACTCCAATTAAAGGTCGATCCCAGTACGCAAGAGATTGTTTGGCGTTCTAGCACCACCCCAGTGAGTGATTATTTGGCTGCGGTTATTAGCCAAATGATTCGCCACAACCACAAAAACCGCTATCAATCTGCTAGTGAAGTCTTGCGATCGCTGACTCAAATGCCAACTGACACTTGGGACTCGCAGACAGTAGTAGATGTGCAATATAGTGTTTCAGATACTGATGACAATAGTCAACCAAGAGTCAGTACCAACAGCAGTCGTTCTTCACCGAAGTCGTCTCCTCTTTTAACGGGGATGAAGGTGGGGTTAGCAGCTAATTCTTTGGTAGTAGGTTTTGGTGTTTATTCGATTATTTACAACACGC
This genomic interval from Scytonema hofmannii PCC 7110 contains the following:
- a CDS encoding serine/threonine-protein kinase, with translation MTNYMIGKVLQGRYQVVQSLGAGVFGETYVAVDIENPENPKCVVKQLKVTSTQPSYLQILRLRFLTETETLKHLGHHKQIPQLLSCFEENERFYLVQEFIEGHSVAAELPINPELGYLWHESEVAELLQEVLRILDFVHSQGVIHCDVKPENLIRRACDGKLTLIDFGSIQPIDFGSDTVLPIYRIPVTSLGYIPPEQFIGQTQPNSDIYALGMIAVQALTGQTPLQLKVDPSTQEIVWRSSTTPVSDYLAAVISQMIRHNHKNRYQSASEVLRSLTQMPTDTWDSQTVVDVQYSVSDTDDNSQPRVSTNSSRSSPKSSPLLTGMKVGLAANSLVVGFGVYSIIYNTPAYSETETLYKATEEFQSGDLQEAIALAKSIPSNSNVYPEAQTSIDEWEQQWQTADEQYKIAEKAFHQGRWAEVLRASSKIPDNLYWQSKTDKLVEQAQARIEEQTEDLLSKAYEKARLKDFTTALNYLRQIPEETSAGSLVQQKLAEYNRKKEVRASFLLQKAYNKASEHDFVGAVQFLQQVPKDTPVYATVEVKLLEYTQKQRAQSYGQKIASSKLTNTSLDMVQPFIDSGSTTSLQNFDLGNELHEVNIR